A single Filimonas effusa DNA region contains:
- a CDS encoding TetR/AcrR family transcriptional regulator: MSVNVTKEKILRVAEECFALYGFDATSTRQLAQKSGVNMSMLQYYFGCKEKLLETLLINQSELIREELSPLLAMEGSAWQRLEKMRHVIVEHAWQHRRLFKIVMQELLLHQREVIANISHQSFSETFSIMREVIADGIARKEFREGVDADLVISMVKGTLFFVLNLQMPLVPQEQEMEATKERAHAFFKSVLERYLLP, translated from the coding sequence ATGTCTGTGAACGTAACTAAGGAAAAGATCCTGCGGGTGGCTGAGGAATGTTTTGCTCTTTATGGTTTTGATGCTACGAGTACACGCCAGCTGGCGCAGAAGAGTGGTGTTAATATGTCGATGCTGCAATATTATTTTGGCTGTAAAGAAAAACTTTTAGAGACCCTGCTGATCAATCAGAGTGAATTAATACGAGAAGAACTTTCCCCTTTATTGGCCATGGAAGGTTCGGCCTGGCAACGGCTTGAGAAAATGCGCCACGTTATTGTTGAGCATGCCTGGCAGCATCGCAGGCTTTTCAAAATTGTGATGCAGGAACTGCTGCTGCATCAGCGCGAAGTGATCGCCAATATTTCGCATCAGTCATTTTCGGAAACCTTTAGTATCATGAGGGAGGTGATTGCCGACGGTATTGCCAGAAAGGAGTTCCGTGAAGGGGTTGATGCTGACCTGGTGATCAGTATGGTAAAAGGAACGCTTTTCTTTGTGCTTAACCTGCAAATGCCTTTAGTGCCGCAGGAACAGGAGATGGAAGCAACCAAAGAACGGGCACACGCCTTTTTTAAGTCGGTGCTTGAGCGTTATCTGTTGCCTTGA
- a CDS encoding glycosyltransferase family 2 protein: MKELSVVIPVMNEKDNVGPIMQRLAQALRSVDHEIIFVDDGSKDGTPKIIRELANKNIRLIQLSRNYGQSTAMAAGIDYAEGNYIALLDGDLQNDPEDITMMLRVLKEGDWDVVAGNRKHRQDNALIRKLPSRIANRLIRKMTGVYIEDYGCTLKVFKQEYAHGLGLYGELHRFIPVLASMQGARITQVNVQHHARIHGQSKYGLNRTFKVTSDLLLMVFFQKYLQKPMHLFGALGTLSFGGGILVNLYLLVLKLAGEPIWGKPLMILGVILLLSGIQFFTIGILAEMNMRTYFESQNKKPYRIRATFDGKDKKAADAYDEDNRKLSVDPVGLYED; encoded by the coding sequence ATGAAAGAGTTATCGGTAGTAATACCCGTCATGAACGAGAAGGATAATGTTGGTCCTATAATGCAAAGGCTAGCCCAGGCACTTAGGTCTGTTGATCATGAAATTATTTTTGTCGACGATGGATCCAAAGACGGCACTCCCAAGATCATCCGGGAACTCGCTAATAAAAACATACGGCTCATTCAGTTAAGCCGAAACTATGGTCAGAGCACTGCCATGGCTGCAGGCATTGACTATGCGGAAGGTAATTATATAGCATTGCTTGATGGTGACCTGCAAAACGATCCGGAAGATATTACCATGATGTTAAGGGTGTTGAAAGAAGGCGATTGGGACGTAGTAGCCGGCAACAGGAAACACCGCCAGGATAATGCGTTGATACGTAAACTGCCCAGCCGCATCGCCAATCGGCTGATCCGCAAAATGACTGGCGTATACATTGAAGACTATGGCTGTACGTTAAAAGTCTTTAAACAGGAATATGCACATGGGCTGGGGTTATACGGCGAATTACACCGTTTTATTCCTGTGCTGGCATCGATGCAGGGGGCACGTATCACACAGGTAAATGTGCAGCACCATGCCCGTATACATGGCCAGTCGAAATACGGGTTAAACCGCACGTTTAAGGTAACCAGCGATCTGTTGCTAATGGTATTCTTCCAGAAATACCTGCAAAAGCCTATGCATCTTTTTGGGGCGCTGGGGACACTTTCTTTTGGTGGGGGCATCCTGGTCAACCTTTACCTGCTGGTATTAAAGCTTGCCGGTGAGCCTATCTGGGGGAAACCGCTGATGATACTGGGTGTCATACTTTTGTTGTCGGGTATCCAGTTCTTCACCATAGGGATCCTGGCTGAGATGAATATGCGTACTTATTTCGAGTCGCAAAACAAAAAACCTTATCGCATACGCGCCACTTTTGATGGAAAAGATAAAAAAGCCGCTGATGCTTACGATGAAGATAATCGTAAGCTTTCTGTTGATCCGGTGGGTCTTTACGAAGATTGA
- a CDS encoding GDP-mannose 4,6-dehydratase, whose translation MRILLTGGAGFIGSRVAEWLLEAGEIVTIIDSMDNFYDTTIKLDRLQKLSRFPGFRFLQYDIRDIRPEQPELNGDYDAIIHLAGKAGVRQSIKESLTYEEVNIGGTMRMLEYAVYHKIPQFVFASSSSVYGINPSIPWKEDSQPMPVSPYASSKLAAEAMGYTYSHLYPLRFMSLRFFSVYGEGQRPDLAIHKFTEAIEKGDPVVLYGDGDTTRDYTHVDDIASGIIRALHYDKTSFEIFNLGNHQAIALSELVVKLENIIGKKAIIQRQERHPADVPHTYASIDKAVDVLGYVPSLSLEDGLTQFYHWYLQEHMHQSAVTMA comes from the coding sequence ATGCGAATTTTATTGACAGGCGGAGCAGGATTCATTGGAAGCAGAGTGGCTGAATGGCTATTGGAAGCAGGGGAAATTGTGACGATAATAGACTCAATGGACAATTTCTACGATACTACTATCAAGCTTGACAGGCTACAAAAACTCAGCCGTTTTCCCGGCTTCCGGTTTCTGCAATATGATATCCGGGATATAAGGCCGGAACAACCTGAATTAAACGGCGATTACGATGCTATTATACATCTGGCAGGCAAGGCGGGCGTCAGGCAAAGTATCAAAGAAAGCTTAACATACGAGGAGGTAAATATTGGTGGTACCATGCGGATGCTGGAATATGCCGTATACCATAAAATACCCCAGTTTGTATTTGCTTCGTCGAGCAGTGTATACGGTATTAATCCTTCTATCCCCTGGAAAGAAGATTCACAACCCATGCCTGTAAGCCCATATGCCAGTTCAAAACTGGCAGCGGAAGCCATGGGTTATACCTACAGCCACCTTTATCCATTGCGGTTTATGTCGCTTCGCTTCTTTTCCGTGTATGGTGAAGGGCAGCGTCCTGATCTGGCTATTCATAAATTCACGGAAGCCATAGAAAAGGGCGATCCGGTAGTTTTATATGGCGATGGCGATACCACGCGCGATTACACGCATGTTGATGATATTGCATCCGGAATCATCAGGGCATTACATTACGACAAGACCAGTTTTGAAATCTTTAACCTTGGTAATCACCAGGCAATAGCATTATCGGAACTGGTTGTGAAGCTCGAAAACATTATTGGTAAAAAAGCAATCATACAACGCCAGGAGAGGCATCCCGCAGATGTACCCCATACGTATGCATCTATAGACAAAGCTGTGGACGTATTAGGTTATGTGCCTTCCTTGTCGCTGGAAGATGGGCTTACTCAATTTTATCACTGGTATCTGCAGGAGCATATGCACCAGTCTGCTGTTACAATGGCTTAG
- a CDS encoding DUF1349 domain-containing protein: MKLKSTLAACGCITALLFHPVVSSEQDSIPVKPVTLRGVPYSLLVVNNPTKIAVAGDTAVTITAPGRTNLFNAPDSGYYVQNAPRLCFKPDNAFLLTARVSARLTEIYDVAALVIYQDKDKWAKLCFENSALKQTTIVSVVTANRYSDDCNSIKPDKDHIYFAIARKGAEFSFFCSPDYKSWELVRHFRLEGLNDQMTIGFAVHGSRRAKTDSFSGTFSEVTYSAKAPANMRDIGTR; this comes from the coding sequence ATGAAATTAAAATCAACCCTTGCAGCTTGCGGCTGTATTACGGCCCTGCTGTTTCATCCTGTTGTTTCTTCCGAACAGGATAGTATTCCTGTAAAACCAGTTACGCTTCGTGGCGTACCCTATTCGCTGCTGGTGGTCAACAACCCCACCAAGATAGCGGTGGCGGGCGATACTGCTGTAACTATTACTGCGCCGGGCCGAACCAACCTGTTCAATGCGCCCGACAGCGGTTATTACGTACAAAATGCACCCAGGTTATGTTTTAAACCCGATAACGCGTTCTTATTAACAGCCAGGGTATCGGCCAGACTCACCGAAATATATGATGTTGCAGCACTTGTTATTTACCAGGATAAAGACAAATGGGCCAAGTTATGCTTCGAAAACTCAGCCCTCAAACAAACAACAATAGTTTCCGTGGTTACGGCCAATAGATATTCCGACGACTGCAATTCCATTAAGCCCGATAAGGATCACATCTATTTTGCCATAGCCCGCAAGGGGGCCGAATTCTCCTTTTTCTGCTCTCCCGATTACAAAAGCTGGGAGCTGGTAAGGCATTTCAGACTCGAGGGACTCAATGACCAAATGACTATAGGATTTGCTGTACATGGCTCAAGACGCGCCAAAACAGATAGTTTTAGCGGTACCTTTTCAGAAGTTACTTATAGCGCAAAAGCGCCGGCTAATATGCGGGACATAGGGACAAGATGA
- a CDS encoding lysylphosphatidylglycerol synthase transmembrane domain-containing protein, protein MKIIVSFLLIRWVFTKIDGQLACDNLARAHILWLLAAILLFILSKLLSAVRLQLFFNSIQVNIPAVLNRQLYWLGMFYNLFLPGGIGGDAYKVLWLRKSRSNIPVAETTRAVLLDRISGMMAAVMIMLLLAPFIAPLPNWMRFASLPAAVAGCLAYIWLIKKQFKSFYPVLLTTSGYSLGVQLLQCICVWCLLQTFDVHASLPEYMLIFLLSSLVAVLPFTLGGIGARELVFLYGSRWLFLAQDVSVTVSLLFYLITAVVSLAGCWHFLSGKFSLKKAAPAA, encoded by the coding sequence ATGAAGATAATCGTAAGCTTTCTGTTGATCCGGTGGGTCTTTACGAAGATTGACGGCCAGTTGGCCTGCGATAACCTTGCAAGGGCGCATATACTCTGGCTTCTGGCTGCCATACTCCTGTTTATACTGTCGAAGCTGTTATCGGCCGTACGGTTGCAGTTGTTCTTCAACAGCATACAGGTAAACATACCTGCAGTACTTAACCGTCAGCTTTACTGGCTGGGAATGTTTTATAACCTGTTTTTGCCGGGAGGCATTGGCGGCGACGCCTATAAGGTATTGTGGCTCAGGAAAAGCCGTTCCAATATACCCGTAGCGGAAACCACCAGGGCTGTTTTGCTCGACAGGATCAGCGGGATGATGGCGGCAGTTATGATCATGTTACTTCTGGCGCCATTTATAGCGCCACTCCCCAACTGGATGCGGTTTGCGAGTTTGCCTGCCGCAGTAGCCGGCTGCCTGGCTTATATATGGCTGATAAAAAAACAATTCAAAAGCTTTTATCCCGTTTTGCTTACTACCAGCGGCTATTCGCTGGGTGTGCAACTGCTGCAATGCATATGTGTGTGGTGCCTGTTACAGACCTTTGACGTACACGCCTCCTTACCTGAATACATGCTTATATTCCTGCTATCGTCGCTGGTGGCAGTACTGCCCTTTACCTTAGGAGGCATTGGTGCGCGTGAACTTGTGTTCCTATATGGAAGCCGCTGGCTCTTTCTTGCACAGGATGTGTCTGTTACAGTAAGCTTATTGTTCTATCTTATTACTGCTGTTGTGTCACTTGCAGGATGCTGGCATTTCCTGTCGGGCAAGTTCAGCCTTAAAAAAGCCGCTCCAGCCGCCTGA
- a CDS encoding ArnT family glycosyltransferase codes for MARKELYRRLDHWEHSLEQTTGSYLLLLLLAGLLFGSGLDSAPIYILDEAKNAQCAREMLQNHNYIVPFFNGELRTDKPVFHYWMMIIAYQLFGTTAFAARFFSAVAGILLISYTHRFTRMIYDRRTAFWTCILLLAALHLSLEMHFAVPDPYFIFFVTAAIYEYYLFENLGHRKHLLLAYLWVGFGVLSKGPAAILLPGGIVFFHLLLSQQLAWQKIRQLRPLAGLLIVAVIAAPWYILVHLQTNGLWTRGFFLEHNIHRFSTIMEGHGGFFLLTVVFVIVGLLPFAVWLLPALVNMLKKKLLRKHDMFMLIAGGFITLFFTISRTKLPNYTIPAYPFFTLLLARYWLQLEPKRHNENIQWIVYLVLMFLLPIGVYIAIVIEPAIRTHTPLAFLFLLLPMGAIAGRWLWKKQYTWSSRVAIAGSFMITILLFNLVAYPRIYRSNPVQKALHITGDRKEYVAFRSYNPGFNFYLPGPIPVLQDSVELKTWLDNHPQTYVITRKDELTVMGQQSLAIVSEDKDIFELPVTVVLAPAVKKQ; via the coding sequence ATGGCAAGGAAAGAGTTATACAGGCGCCTGGATCACTGGGAGCACAGTTTGGAACAAACCACAGGCAGTTATTTATTATTATTATTACTGGCAGGACTTCTTTTTGGCAGCGGCCTTGACAGCGCCCCCATTTACATTCTAGATGAAGCAAAAAATGCACAGTGCGCGCGGGAAATGTTGCAGAATCACAATTATATCGTCCCGTTCTTTAATGGAGAACTACGTACTGATAAGCCCGTATTTCATTACTGGATGATGATCATTGCTTACCAGCTTTTTGGTACCACTGCTTTTGCTGCGCGCTTTTTTTCGGCAGTTGCGGGTATACTGCTCATTAGCTACACACACCGTTTTACACGTATGATATACGACCGGCGTACTGCTTTCTGGACATGCATCCTGTTGCTGGCAGCACTTCATTTGTCGCTCGAAATGCATTTTGCAGTGCCCGATCCTTATTTTATTTTCTTTGTAACAGCGGCTATCTACGAATATTACCTTTTCGAAAACCTGGGTCACCGCAAGCATCTGCTTCTCGCCTATCTGTGGGTTGGGTTTGGCGTGTTAAGTAAGGGACCTGCCGCCATTTTGCTGCCCGGCGGTATCGTATTTTTTCACCTGCTGCTCAGCCAACAGCTCGCCTGGCAAAAGATCAGGCAACTCCGGCCTCTGGCAGGTTTGCTGATCGTTGCAGTTATTGCGGCGCCCTGGTATATCCTGGTTCATCTGCAAACAAACGGATTATGGACACGTGGCTTTTTTCTCGAGCATAATATCCATCGCTTTTCGACGATCATGGAAGGACATGGCGGCTTTTTCCTCCTTACAGTTGTTTTTGTAATAGTGGGGTTGCTTCCGTTTGCAGTATGGTTACTGCCTGCCCTTGTAAATATGCTAAAGAAGAAACTACTGCGTAAACATGACATGTTTATGCTTATAGCCGGCGGTTTTATTACTTTGTTTTTTACGATTTCAAGAACGAAACTGCCTAACTACACAATTCCGGCCTATCCTTTCTTTACCCTGTTGCTTGCCCGGTACTGGCTGCAACTTGAACCTAAAAGACACAATGAAAATATCCAGTGGATCGTATACCTGGTACTGATGTTCTTATTACCCATAGGCGTTTATATTGCCATTGTAATAGAACCTGCGATACGCACACATACTCCATTAGCGTTTTTATTCCTGCTGCTTCCTATGGGCGCTATTGCAGGCAGATGGTTATGGAAAAAACAATATACATGGAGCAGCCGCGTTGCGATAGCCGGTTCTTTCATGATCACGATCCTGCTTTTTAACCTGGTGGCCTATCCACGGATCTACAGAAGCAACCCTGTACAAAAAGCACTGCATATAACAGGCGATAGGAAGGAATATGTTGCATTCCGTTCTTACAATCCTGGTTTTAACTTCTACCTGCCAGGCCCCATTCCCGTGCTGCAGGATTCGGTGGAACTCAAAACCTGGCTGGACAATCATCCGCAGACATATGTAATAACAAGAAAAGACGAGTTGACGGTGATGGGACAGCAATCACTTGCCATTGTAAGTGAAGACAAAGACATTTTTGAACTTCCGGTAACAGTAGTACTGGCGCCGGCTGTAAAAAAACAATAA
- a CDS encoding acetate/propionate family kinase, translated as MTNSLLTVNTGSSSVKFSIAEADKPELLLRGQVKDIGREDCQLEVSYNGEDTNTSHPCSTHKEAVTVILTWLSDHQVSFTAAVHRLVHGGPHYSAPLVLSPELLNEIRRFSSWAPDHLPPALAAVEQLWELNPQLEQIACFDTFFHQSLPPEASSYSLPASFRNKGIRKYGFHGLSCAYIVSALVQENPAFMQKKIIIAHLGNGASITAVKDGQSVDTTMGLTPNGGLVMGSRTGDLDPGVVLYLLREEKLDIPATDDIIHHQSGLKGLSGGSSNIQELLEKASSDPAARQAIDIFCYQAAKHIGAMIAVMNGLDILVFTGGAGEKAPFIRQKICAHLGFAGVHIDLNRNQVNHPLLSHDNDTVAVKVIAANEEAVMIRQATEVLHRH; from the coding sequence ATGACTAATAGCTTACTTACTGTCAATACCGGATCATCGAGTGTCAAATTTTCGATAGCGGAGGCGGACAAACCTGAACTGCTGTTGCGGGGCCAGGTGAAGGATATAGGCCGGGAAGATTGCCAGTTAGAAGTAAGTTATAATGGTGAAGATACCAATACTTCGCATCCGTGCAGTACGCACAAGGAAGCTGTTACTGTGATATTGACCTGGTTATCAGATCACCAGGTTTCATTTACGGCAGCGGTGCACCGGCTGGTGCATGGTGGACCGCACTATTCGGCTCCCCTGGTTCTGTCGCCTGAACTGCTCAACGAAATACGGCGATTCTCCAGTTGGGCGCCGGATCATTTACCTCCTGCCCTGGCAGCGGTGGAGCAATTATGGGAATTGAATCCCCAACTGGAACAGATCGCCTGTTTTGATACCTTTTTTCACCAGTCGCTGCCTCCCGAGGCTTCCAGTTATTCCCTTCCTGCGTCATTCAGGAATAAAGGAATCAGGAAATATGGTTTCCATGGATTATCATGCGCTTATATTGTTTCGGCGCTGGTACAGGAAAACCCTGCATTCATGCAAAAAAAGATCATCATCGCCCACCTGGGCAACGGCGCCAGCATTACCGCTGTTAAAGACGGACAAAGCGTGGACACTACTATGGGGCTTACTCCCAATGGTGGCCTGGTTATGGGTTCTCGTACGGGTGATCTTGACCCCGGCGTAGTATTATACCTGCTGAGGGAAGAAAAGCTGGATATACCAGCCACGGACGATATCATTCACCACCAGTCGGGATTAAAAGGGTTATCAGGTGGCAGCAGCAATATACAGGAGCTATTGGAAAAGGCCTCCTCAGATCCTGCTGCGCGGCAGGCCATTGACATTTTCTGCTACCAGGCAGCCAAACACATAGGTGCTATGATAGCCGTCATGAACGGGTTAGATATCCTGGTTTTCACTGGTGGCGCCGGAGAAAAAGCGCCTTTCATCAGGCAAAAGATCTGCGCACATTTAGGGTTTGCAGGCGTGCACATAGACCTTAACAGGAACCAGGTGAATCACCCGCTGCTTAGCCATGATAACGACACAGTTGCAGTAAAAGTGATCGCTGCCAATGAAGAGGCAGTGATGATAAGACAAGCCACAGAAGTGCTGCACCGGCATTAG
- a CDS encoding NUDIX hydrolase produces the protein MNDLQLFKERSNEAYEIYLPHISIDCVVFGFHDTSLKVLLLKLKGLESWGLPGGYVQKNEDVDAAAHRILEARTGVSRIFLEQFKVFGTVNRSEPSLTHMPPDLWYRQRFISIGYYALVNYKDIVPQVDDISDACEWKDITGLPEMMMDHELIYKTALETLRKQLNYKPIGYNLLPEEFTMPELQKLYEIILGYTLNRGNFQRKMLAYDILIKHDKSRKGGAHRSPILYSFDTEKYNKALEGGLNTGW, from the coding sequence ATGAATGATTTACAACTATTTAAAGAGAGGAGTAATGAGGCATATGAGATCTATCTGCCTCATATATCCATAGACTGTGTTGTCTTTGGTTTCCATGACACCTCCTTAAAAGTGTTACTGCTGAAACTGAAAGGGCTGGAATCATGGGGCTTGCCAGGCGGGTATGTGCAAAAGAATGAAGATGTGGATGCGGCCGCACATCGTATACTGGAAGCCAGAACAGGTGTTTCAAGAATCTTCCTGGAACAGTTTAAAGTTTTTGGAACGGTCAACCGGTCCGAACCCTCTCTCACGCATATGCCTCCGGACCTGTGGTACAGGCAACGCTTTATATCCATAGGATATTATGCGCTGGTAAACTACAAAGACATTGTTCCCCAGGTAGATGATATATCCGATGCCTGTGAATGGAAAGACATCACCGGTCTGCCGGAGATGATGATGGATCATGAGCTCATTTACAAAACCGCATTGGAAACCCTGCGTAAGCAGCTCAATTATAAACCAATTGGTTACAATCTCCTACCCGAAGAGTTTACCATGCCCGAGCTACAGAAACTGTATGAGATCATTTTAGGTTATACACTCAACAGGGGAAATTTCCAGCGTAAAATGCTGGCTTACGATATTCTCATCAAACACGACAAATCGAGAAAAGGCGGTGCACACCGTTCCCCTATCCTCTACAGCTTTGATACGGAGAAATACAATAAAGCACTGGAGGGCGGGCTTAATACCGGCTGGTAG
- a CDS encoding phosphoketolase family protein gives MYTLSPNESEQLHAYWRAANYLSAGQIYLHTNALLKEPLKSAHIKPRLLGHWGTCPGLNLVYTHLNRLIIKNKASVLFVAGPGHGAPAVLSQLYLEGSYSAFYPQVTQDEAGMNLLFRQFSTPYGMPSHVTALTPGSIHEGGELGYSLVHAFGAVFDNPDVIAACVIGDGEAETGALAASWQSIHFLNPARDGAVLPILHINGYKISSLTILARMSDAEITSLFSGLGYQPYFVTGDDAVEVHEILATALDQAYRDIKHIQQQIRQEGLSRPQMAWPMIVLRTPKGWTCPEMLEGKQLEGSFRSHQVPIPDAGENEEQLKLLESWLRSYDPASLFTDTGHLQPLIQSLVPPSELKMGMHPAANGGILTKPLQLPEYSDYAVEIDKPGITKAGATKETGKYLADVFRFNDPAQNFRLFCPDETSSNKLNAVFEATERCFTGPLDKGDDKVSATGRVMEVLSEHLCQGWYEGYLLTGRHGLFACYEAFITIIDSMMTQYAKWLKLCHEVSWRRPIPSLNYLLTSHAWRQDHNGYSHQGPGFIDAVISKKNHIIRIYLPPDANSLLAVTHHCLQTTNYINVIIAGKQPSLQWLTVEDAARHCEQGASIWEWAGNEKQNEEGIENNQAVSLPHVVLTCAGDVPTLETIAAAWLLRKHLPALAVRVVNVVDLMSLAITHPHALEEDAFARVFTEEQPVVFAFHGYPRVIHDLVHGRPSTSRFHVRGYAEEGTTTTPFDMVVLNSMSRYHLAIKAIRESVLNDTTEANNAIALFERKLQEHTSYIKEHMDDMPEIANWHWS, from the coding sequence ATGTATACACTTTCACCGAACGAATCAGAGCAGTTACATGCTTACTGGCGGGCTGCCAATTACCTTTCTGCGGGCCAGATATACTTACACACCAATGCTTTATTGAAGGAGCCGCTGAAATCAGCTCATATCAAGCCCAGGCTATTAGGACATTGGGGAACCTGTCCGGGATTAAACCTTGTTTATACCCACCTCAACAGGCTTATCATTAAGAACAAGGCCTCCGTACTGTTTGTGGCAGGTCCTGGCCACGGGGCGCCTGCTGTACTTTCCCAGCTTTACCTGGAAGGCTCTTATTCAGCCTTCTATCCCCAGGTAACACAGGATGAGGCCGGAATGAACCTGCTTTTCAGACAGTTCTCCACTCCTTATGGTATGCCAAGTCATGTTACTGCCCTTACCCCAGGCTCCATTCATGAAGGCGGCGAACTGGGGTATTCGCTGGTACATGCTTTTGGGGCTGTATTCGACAATCCTGATGTGATTGCAGCTTGTGTTATTGGTGACGGGGAGGCGGAAACCGGCGCATTGGCTGCCAGCTGGCAATCGATCCATTTTTTAAATCCCGCGCGCGATGGCGCGGTACTGCCCATTTTACATATCAATGGTTATAAGATCTCCAGTCTTACCATATTGGCACGGATGAGCGATGCTGAAATCACTTCGCTTTTCAGCGGGTTGGGTTATCAGCCTTATTTTGTTACGGGCGACGATGCGGTGGAAGTTCATGAGATACTGGCCACAGCGCTTGACCAGGCTTACAGAGACATAAAACATATTCAGCAACAGATAAGACAGGAAGGCTTATCCAGACCTCAAATGGCCTGGCCAATGATCGTACTGCGCACGCCAAAGGGCTGGACCTGTCCTGAAATGCTGGAAGGCAAACAGCTTGAGGGCAGTTTCCGCTCGCACCAGGTTCCTATACCCGATGCCGGAGAGAACGAAGAACAACTGAAGCTGCTGGAATCGTGGCTGCGGAGTTATGATCCTGCGTCGCTTTTTACTGATACAGGTCACTTGCAGCCATTAATACAGTCGCTTGTACCGCCGTCTGAATTAAAGATGGGGATGCATCCCGCCGCTAATGGAGGCATATTGACAAAACCTTTACAGTTACCCGAGTACAGTGACTATGCTGTTGAGATAGATAAGCCAGGTATTACCAAAGCAGGCGCCACAAAGGAGACTGGCAAATACCTTGCAGACGTGTTCCGTTTTAATGATCCGGCACAAAACTTCCGCCTGTTCTGCCCCGACGAAACCAGCTCCAATAAACTCAACGCTGTATTTGAAGCTACAGAGCGGTGTTTTACCGGTCCTCTCGATAAAGGAGACGATAAAGTAAGCGCTACCGGGCGTGTCATGGAAGTATTAAGTGAGCATCTTTGCCAGGGATGGTACGAGGGATATTTGCTTACCGGCAGACATGGCCTCTTTGCCTGTTACGAAGCATTCATTACCATCATTGATTCAATGATGACGCAGTATGCCAAATGGCTGAAGTTATGCCATGAAGTAAGTTGGCGCCGGCCCATTCCTTCGTTGAATTATCTGCTGACCTCACATGCGTGGCGGCAGGATCATAATGGCTACAGCCACCAGGGGCCTGGTTTTATTGATGCGGTGATCAGCAAGAAGAATCATATTATCCGCATTTATCTTCCACCGGATGCCAATTCTTTACTGGCGGTGACCCATCATTGCCTGCAAACTACCAACTATATTAACGTTATTATAGCCGGCAAGCAGCCTTCCCTGCAATGGCTTACCGTAGAAGATGCTGCCAGGCATTGCGAACAGGGTGCTTCGATATGGGAATGGGCTGGTAATGAAAAACAAAATGAGGAAGGTATTGAAAATAACCAGGCAGTCTCTCTGCCTCATGTAGTACTGACCTGTGCCGGTGATGTACCTACACTGGAAACAATAGCGGCAGCCTGGCTTTTACGTAAACATCTGCCGGCGCTTGCTGTAAGAGTGGTAAACGTGGTTGACCTAATGTCGCTAGCCATAACACATCCGCATGCGCTTGAGGAAGATGCTTTTGCGCGTGTTTTTACGGAAGAGCAGCCTGTAGTGTTCGCTTTTCACGGCTATCCGCGCGTGATCCATGATCTTGTACACGGAAGGCCTTCCACCAGCCGGTTCCATGTAAGAGGATATGCAGAAGAAGGAACCACTACTACACCTTTCGATATGGTTGTCCTTAACAGCATGAGTCGTTACCACCTTGCCATTAAAGCCATCAGGGAATCTGTTCTGAATGATACGACAGAAGCCAATAATGCTATTGCCTTATTTGAGCGCAAGCTGCAGGAGCATACTTCCTATATAAAAGAACATATGGATGATATGCCGGAAATTGCAAACTGGCATTGGAGCTGA